The following proteins are encoded in a genomic region of Oncorhynchus kisutch isolate 150728-3 linkage group LG4, Okis_V2, whole genome shotgun sequence:
- the LOC109889789 gene encoding molybdenum cofactor sulfurase, giving the protein MPLQEATEKESLNFNQLCTFESFEEVWSHYGYKSGFKDVIEREFSRTKGITYLDHAGTTLYPESLVREFYQDISRNVYGNPHSHNPSSRLTHDTVEHVRYRILQHFNTTPDKYSVIFTSGCTAALKLVAESFPWSPPTAMEPASQFCYLTDNHTSVVGIRGVTSALGVVSLPVSPEEIEARARDVAQSECSSCQTPHLFCYPAQSNFSGRKYSLGYVRGIQARKLYPACDSQGRWFVLLDAASFASCSPLDLQEHPADFVPFSFYKMFGFPTGLGALLVRNDTAALLRKAYFGGGTAAAYLAGENYYVPTPNIANRFEDGTVSFLNVIALNHSFDTLHKLTGGMDKVQLHTFGLARYTYMLLSSLCHGNGQPVAQIYSDSEFENPSTQGAILNFNLTDCHGQIVGYSQVDKLASLFNIHVRTGCFCNTGACQIFLGTTNQDVKSNLQAGHVCGDDVDLVDGRPTGSVRVSFGYMSTFRDCQNFLNFVVECFVEKPVEVDQVKLDRLKSNTSSKGSSQCLITMLTNGKHKHIDNGEHASTDPVVNEYGGKAITKEAKSLGKAQYLTNIYIYPIKSCAAFEVTDWPVCPLGLLHDRGWMVVNGNGVCLNQKREPRLCLIHPQIYLPSNTLLLQASGMDTISVPLENHNEPHQSHGVCQSKLCGDRVQTVDCGDEAASWLSEFLGQPCRLIRQSPDFIRNMKKGHEKGVSSTALSLVNEAQYLMINHASVDLLQRHITSRQESSDHQPLNIHELVSRFRANLVISGLEPFEEDDWSHLIIGNTHFQVAGRCGRCQMIGVDQNTGAKTKEPLLSLSAYRKGKVTFGVYLVHQSLDGSNATLSVGAPVMSQWSG; this is encoded by the exons ATGCCACTGCAAGAGGCCACGGAGAAGGAATCGTTGAATTTTAATCAATTGTGCACGTTTGAGAGCTTCGAGGAAGTTTGGAGTCATTACGGTTATAAAAGTGGCTTCAAAGACGTAATAGAACGGGAGTTCTCAAGGACTAAAG GCATTACATACCTGGATCATGCTGGAACAACGCTATACCCTGAGTCACTGGTGAGAGAATTCTATCAGGATATCTCCAGGAATGTATATG GCAACCCTCACAGCCATAACCCCAGCAGTAGACTGACGCATGACACAGTAGAGCATGTCAGATACAG GATATTGCAGCATTTTAACACCACTCCTGACAAATACTCTGTGATTTTCACCTCTGGCTGTACGGCAGCTCTCAAATTAGTCGCTGAGAGCTTTCCCTGGAGTCCTCCCACTGCTAtggagccagccagtcagttctGCTATCTGACTGATAACCATACCTCGGTGGTCGGCATCAGAGGAGTTACTTCAGCACTGGGAGTGgtttctctacctgtctcccccGAGGAGATAGAGGCCAGAGCCAGAGATGTAGCCCAGAGTGAATGCAGCAGTTGCCAGACACCACACCTCTTCTGTTATCCAGCACAGAGCAATTTCTCTGGCAGAAAGTACTCCCTGGGTTACGTGAGGGGCATCCAGGCGAGGAAGCTCTATCCAGCATGTGACAGCCAGGGCCGGTGGTTTGTCCTGCTGGATGCTGCCTCTTTTGCCAGCTGCTCTCCTCTGGATTTGCAGGAGCACCCAGCGGACTTTGTTCCCTTCTCCTTCTATAAGATGTTTGGCTTCCCCACAGGTTTAGGGGCTCTTCTGGTCCGGAATGACACAGCTGCCCTCCTAAGAAAAGCATACTTTGGTGGGGGGACAGCAGCGGCCTACCTAGCGGGGGAGAACTATTACGTGCCAACGCCAAATATCGCTAACCG GTTTGAAGATGGCACCGTCTCTTTCCTGAACGTCATTGCTCTAAATCATAGTTTTGACACTCTACACAAACTCACAG GAGGCATGGACAAGGTCCAGCTGCATACATTTGGTTTAGCACGCTATACTTACATGTTGCTGTCTAGCCTTTGCCATGGCAACGGACAACCAGTTGCTCAGATATACTCCGACAGCGAGTTTGAGAACCCGAGCACGCAGGGAGCCATCCTCAACTTCAACTTGACGGACTGTCACGGACAAATAGTTGGATACTCTCAG GTGGACAAGCTGGCTAGTCTTTTCAATATCCATGTGCGGACAGGTTGCTTCTGCAACACCGGTGCCTGTCAGATCTTCCTTGGCACCACCAATCAAGACGTGAAGAGCAACCTACAG GCGGGTCATGTCTGTGGAGACGACGTAGACCTGGTTGATGGTCGTCCAACAGGATCTGTGCGCGTATCCTTCGGCTACATGTCAACCTTCCGGGACTGCCAAAACTTCTTGAACTTCGTCGTGGAGTGCTTTGTGGAGAAACCAGTCGAAGTGGACCAAGTGAAACTAGACAGACTGAAATCGAACACCTCTTCTAAAGGTTCCAGTCAGTGTCTGATTACTATGCTTACCAATGGGAAACATAAACACATAGACAATGGAGAGCATGCCTCTACAGATCCAGTTGTGAATGAATATGGAGGCAAGGCCATCACCAAGGAAGCAAAGAGCCTAGGGAAGGCCCAGTATCTGACTAATATCTACATATATCCAATCAAATCCTGTGCAGCGTTTGAG GTGACTGACTGGCCAGTGTGCCCTCTGGGACTGCTCCATGACCGGGGCTGGATGGTGGTGAATGGTAATGGAGTGTGTCTGAACCAAAAGAGAGAACCACGCTTATGCCTTATTCATCCGCAGATCTACCTGCCCTCGAACACACTGCTCCTGCAGGCCTCAG GAATGGACACAATTTCTGTCCCTTTGGAAAACCACAATGAGCCACACCAGAGTCATGGTGTGTGTCAAAGCAAGTTGTGTGGTGACAG GGTGCAAACAGTAGATTGTGGCGATGAAGCTGCATCATGGCTCTCAGAGTTCCTTGGACAGCCTTGTCGTCTGATAAGGCAAAGTCCTGATTTCATTCGCAACATGAAAAAGGGCCATGAAAAAG GGGTCTCGTCCACTGCCCTCTCCTTGGTGAATGAAGCCCAGTACTTAATGATCAACCATGCCAGTGTTGATTTGCTTCAGAGACACATCACCAGCAG ACAGGAATCCTCTGACCATCAGCCTCTTAACATCCATGAGCTTGTTAGTCGGTTTCGTGCCAATTTAGTCATCTCTGGATTGGAGCCATTTGAGGAAGATGATTGGTCACACTTGATTATTGGAAACACCCATTTCCAG GTGGCAGGTCGGTGTGGCAGATGCCAGATGATTGGGGTTGATCAGAACACAggagccaagaccaaagagcctcttctgtctctctctgcctatcGCAAGGGAAAg GTGACCTTTGGTGTGTACCTTGTCCACCAATCACTGGATGGCTCTAATGCAACCCTATCTGTTGGCGCTCCTGTAATGTCTCAATGGTCAGGATAA